From one Paenibacillus terrae HPL-003 genomic stretch:
- a CDS encoding response regulator transcription factor, with product MSYKVLLVDDERIIVEGISNVVDWEALDTELIATARNGIDAYEKIVELQPDIVISDIKMPGMDGLSLVSKAHQKYPSIKFILLSGYGEFEYARTAMHYDVKNYLLKPCNEDKITAALNDTVNELNEKKIQETFTSELQEKYQNAQPYIKAHLLTEFLTSKSYLDNDLSFYEQLFDFEINNQQVRIVLFMMEGYFSYEHLFAIKNIGAEILDSVLVTTNIGEYALFLIKDDHDSEKLHQIINQIRETIRQYFKRDTTVAISEGNYFRNARKLYREAMECLEHRFYLGEGSIITRKDILPANTAVPNDFMIDEQQLVLKIKSGHIQDVCNGITSIFEKMTDLRLGIDLTKSYCIQLYIAIVQTVDTDRMQGYLMGTSALLEMETVQQMKDYIEATAQKMTHEYYNRFKSKQSSVISRVIEILVENLGNPDLSLKMVANDILYMNPDYLGKLFKQETGQKFSACLTKLRIEKAVEYISKMDDVKVGTLAQIIGFGDNPQYFSQVFKKYTGYTPSEYRKVT from the coding sequence ATGTCATATAAAGTATTATTGGTAGATGACGAAAGGATTATTGTTGAAGGTATTTCTAATGTGGTCGATTGGGAAGCGTTGGATACGGAACTTATAGCAACGGCGAGAAACGGGATCGATGCGTATGAGAAAATTGTTGAACTGCAACCTGATATTGTGATCAGTGATATCAAAATGCCTGGTATGGACGGACTTAGTCTTGTTTCAAAGGCGCATCAGAAATATCCTTCTATAAAGTTTATCCTACTGTCCGGATACGGTGAATTTGAATACGCGAGAACCGCCATGCACTATGATGTTAAAAATTATTTGTTAAAGCCATGCAATGAGGATAAAATTACAGCTGCACTTAACGATACCGTTAATGAACTAAACGAAAAAAAGATTCAGGAAACCTTTACTAGCGAGCTCCAGGAAAAATATCAAAATGCTCAGCCCTATATCAAAGCACATTTGTTAACCGAATTCTTAACGAGTAAAAGCTACCTAGACAATGATTTATCATTCTATGAGCAGCTTTTCGATTTTGAAATAAATAATCAGCAGGTCAGAATCGTTCTTTTTATGATGGAAGGTTATTTTTCTTATGAGCATTTGTTTGCCATCAAAAATATTGGTGCTGAGATCCTTGACTCTGTCTTGGTAACGACCAATATTGGTGAATATGCACTGTTCCTGATCAAAGATGATCATGACTCGGAAAAACTACATCAAATAATTAATCAAATAAGAGAAACCATTCGTCAATATTTCAAAAGAGATACCACGGTTGCCATCAGTGAAGGGAACTATTTCCGAAATGCCAGAAAATTGTACCGTGAGGCCATGGAGTGTTTGGAACATCGCTTTTATTTGGGGGAAGGAAGCATTATAACGAGAAAAGATATTTTACCGGCAAATACAGCCGTCCCCAATGATTTTATGATCGATGAGCAGCAACTTGTTCTAAAAATCAAATCCGGGCATATCCAGGATGTATGCAACGGAATTACCAGCATTTTTGAAAAAATGACGGATTTACGGCTGGGGATTGACTTGACAAAATCCTATTGTATACAGCTCTATATTGCAATTGTACAGACAGTTGATACAGATCGCATGCAAGGTTACCTCATGGGAACATCTGCGCTATTAGAGATGGAAACGGTCCAGCAGATGAAAGATTATATCGAAGCAACAGCCCAAAAAATGACCCATGAGTACTATAATCGTTTCAAGTCAAAACAGTCTTCCGTAATTAGCAGAGTCATAGAAATTTTAGTCGAGAATCTAGGTAATCCTGATTTATCACTAAAAATGGTAGCTAATGACATTCTATATATGAATCCAGATTACCTGGGAAAACTGTTCAAACAGGAAACGGGTCAGAAATTTTCAGCCTGTCTTACTAAATTAAGAATTGAAAAGGCAGTGGAGTACATTTCAAAAATGGACGATGTGAAGGTTGGAACGTTGGCTCAAATAATCGGTTTTGGCGATAACCCCCAATACTTTAGTCAGGTTTTCAAAAAATATACTGGCTATACACCATCTGAATACCGGAAAGTTACATGA
- a CDS encoding ABC transporter substrate-binding protein, producing MKRFGLVLFAFIMLLSVAACDLNNKGNHEEESEKVTLRVAWWGDQSRHEYTLKVIQMYENENPNVKIVEEYANWDDYWKRLAPMAAASQLPDVIQMDRAYLFQYGEKGRLDDLTPFIKNGTIDIRSIDENAISGGRIAGKLYGFTLGSNVLSVITNDHLLKEAGIQIEDENWTWDDFEKVAIEVKNATHVYGTNGMYPADVFFPYYLRTQGSRLYNENGTGLGYTDDQLFVDYFKRQLRLVDAKAFPTPDVQAHVAGTNDEFIVTGNAAMSWNWSNQYSGFAESAKAPLSIKLPPEYANETALFLRPSMFFSIPKSSKQKEQAAKFINFFVNNMEANKLIKGDRGVPVSSKVIKGIKPELSEAETKIFDYVEKASQNVHTMDPNDPLGNAEIMKALDNISEQILFKKMTPEDGAKSFRKQAERILGKNK from the coding sequence TTGAAAAGGTTTGGCTTGGTATTATTTGCTTTTATAATGCTCCTTTCAGTCGCTGCTTGTGATTTAAACAATAAAGGAAATCATGAAGAGGAAAGTGAAAAAGTGACCCTGCGCGTGGCCTGGTGGGGGGACCAATCCAGACATGAATATACCTTGAAAGTTATTCAAATGTATGAGAATGAAAATCCAAATGTAAAAATTGTAGAGGAATATGCCAACTGGGATGATTATTGGAAGAGGCTTGCTCCAATGGCTGCCGCTAGTCAATTGCCAGATGTGATTCAAATGGATAGGGCCTACCTGTTTCAATATGGTGAAAAAGGTCGGCTGGATGATTTAACTCCATTTATAAAAAATGGGACGATTGATATTCGCTCCATTGATGAAAACGCTATTTCCGGTGGAAGGATTGCAGGTAAATTATATGGCTTCACCCTTGGATCGAACGTTCTTTCTGTGATTACAAATGATCATCTGTTAAAAGAAGCCGGTATTCAAATTGAAGATGAAAACTGGACTTGGGATGACTTCGAAAAAGTAGCAATCGAGGTCAAAAATGCTACACACGTGTATGGTACAAATGGAATGTACCCTGCCGATGTATTTTTCCCTTACTATTTAAGAACACAAGGCTCGCGTCTTTATAATGAAAACGGTACAGGCCTTGGCTATACAGACGACCAATTATTTGTTGATTACTTTAAAAGGCAGCTTAGGTTAGTTGATGCAAAGGCATTCCCGACTCCAGACGTTCAAGCACATGTAGCAGGAACGAATGATGAATTTATCGTAACAGGAAATGCAGCAATGAGTTGGAATTGGTCCAATCAATATTCGGGATTTGCCGAATCGGCTAAAGCACCCTTATCCATCAAACTGCCTCCTGAGTATGCGAACGAAACGGCTTTATTTTTAAGACCGAGTATGTTCTTTTCCATCCCTAAGAGTTCAAAACAAAAGGAACAAGCGGCCAAGTTCATTAATTTCTTTGTGAATAATATGGAAGCCAATAAGTTGATCAAAGGTGATCGAGGTGTCCCGGTATCTTCAAAGGTGATCAAAGGAATCAAGCCGGAATTATCCGAAGCTGAAACTAAAATCTTTGATTATGTTGAAAAAGCGTCTCAAAATGTACACACCATGGATCCGAATGATCCACTCGGCAATGCGGAAATTATGAAAGCGCTTGATAATATATCCGAACAGATTTTATTTAAGAAAATGACGCCGGAAGATGGAGCGAAGTCCTTTAGAAAGCAAGCTGAAAGGATTTTAGGCAAAAATAAGTAA
- a CDS encoding glycoside hydrolase family 88/105 protein has product MLQVKAFEKKEVVDRIHLLMNNLTEIKDQSGEFLLHFDGLIVDDKSWNVWNWPQGVGLYGIYKYWKLTNDQKALDIINKWFNARIQEGAPPKNVNTMAPLLTLAFLYEDTGNQTYLPYLEDWAEWVMHDMPRTKEDGLQHMTYGPENKNQLWDDTLMMTVLPLAKIGKLLNRPEYLEEAKRQFLIHIKYLTDKKTGLWFHGWTFEGNHNYAEALWARGNCWITIAIPEIIEILELEKGDFLREFLIDTLNRQVEALANDQDVSGLWHTLINDQTSYLEASASAGFAYGILKSVHKRYISQGYKEVAHRAICGIINEINKEGALQKVSVGTGMGDTLEFYKEIRKTTMPYGQSLAVLCLSEYLHTYI; this is encoded by the coding sequence GTGTTGCAGGTAAAAGCTTTCGAGAAGAAAGAGGTCGTTGATCGTATTCATTTATTAATGAATAATCTCACAGAAATCAAAGACCAAAGCGGTGAATTTTTACTCCATTTTGACGGGTTAATTGTGGATGATAAAAGCTGGAATGTTTGGAACTGGCCTCAGGGTGTAGGGTTATATGGAATATATAAATATTGGAAATTGACTAATGACCAAAAAGCTTTGGACATCATCAATAAATGGTTCAATGCAAGAATTCAAGAAGGCGCACCGCCGAAAAACGTCAATACGATGGCGCCGCTATTAACATTGGCATTTTTATATGAGGATACCGGAAACCAGACATACCTGCCTTATTTGGAGGATTGGGCTGAATGGGTAATGCATGATATGCCTCGTACCAAAGAAGACGGGTTACAGCATATGACCTATGGACCAGAGAATAAAAATCAGCTTTGGGACGATACCTTGATGATGACCGTGCTGCCTTTGGCGAAAATTGGTAAGCTGCTCAACAGACCTGAATACCTGGAAGAAGCCAAAAGGCAGTTTCTAATCCATATCAAATATTTAACGGACAAAAAGACGGGTTTATGGTTCCACGGCTGGACATTCGAAGGAAACCACAATTATGCCGAAGCGCTTTGGGCAAGAGGAAATTGCTGGATCACCATTGCGATTCCCGAGATTATTGAAATATTGGAATTGGAAAAGGGGGATTTTCTCCGTGAATTCCTGATTGATACATTGAACAGGCAAGTTGAAGCTCTTGCCAACGATCAGGATGTAAGCGGTTTATGGCATACACTCATTAATGACCAGACCTCTTATTTGGAAGCTTCAGCTTCAGCTGGATTTGCATATGGAATTTTAAAATCCGTTCATAAGCGGTATATCAGTCAGGGCTATAAAGAAGTCGCCCACAGGGCTATTTGCGGAATTATCAATGAAATTAATAAAGAAGGAGCATTGCAAAAGGTATCTGTAGGAACAGGTATGGGAGATACTTTGGAATTTTACAAGGAAATCAGAAAGACTACCATGCCTTATGGACAATCGCTGGCTGTGCTTTGTCTATCCGAATATCTTCATACCTATATCTAA
- a CDS encoding MFS transporter, producing MVKQPKFINYLSYGLGDFLGAGAFALTAAWLLFFLTTFCGLTAIQAGSIFAIARIVDAIAAPTMGYITDNFHKTKLGRRFGRRKFFILAAIPLVLVYTAIWVSGFSYWYYLLTYILFEIVYSMILIPYDTLAAEMSNDYKIRSKFTGARMFVAQASAVFAAFIPGRLVEALGKDDPLTFLYSGIIFTVIFIVVLSLLYRNTWERPLEEIPEEKVIENRTFLQNVHKIYADLFSTLRVKTFRHHLGMYLGGYLSQDVFNAVFTYFVVFALMQNAVAASNLLTFMYVMQLFGVWIALTLTIKLNPAPAYRTAISLFIAGVIGFIVLKVTGTLNNTVLLFAMIGICGLGRGGLNYIPWNNYAFIPDVDEALTGQRREGVFAGVMSLIRKGTQALAVFLVGVALQEAGFVSGQAAQPASAVTAIISILLFGTLVFLVGGLIISYRYKLSKENHVVLMDEIKRLKNGGSKKEVTPEARQVFEQLTGWEYEKTWGNNTVGYENLIKYKDNHDTKHEAIV from the coding sequence GTGGTTAAACAACCCAAATTTATTAATTATTTGTCCTATGGGTTAGGTGATTTCTTAGGGGCAGGCGCGTTTGCCTTGACAGCAGCATGGTTGCTTTTCTTCTTAACAACTTTTTGTGGCCTTACTGCCATTCAAGCAGGTTCTATTTTCGCTATTGCTCGGATTGTTGATGCGATTGCAGCGCCAACGATGGGATATATTACAGATAATTTTCATAAAACAAAACTTGGCCGACGCTTTGGAAGACGAAAATTCTTTATATTAGCCGCCATTCCACTTGTACTTGTCTATACAGCAATTTGGGTTTCCGGTTTTTCTTACTGGTATTACTTATTAACCTATATTTTGTTTGAAATTGTGTACTCCATGATTTTAATTCCTTATGATACACTTGCCGCTGAAATGAGTAACGATTATAAAATACGTTCGAAGTTTACAGGTGCAAGAATGTTTGTTGCTCAGGCTTCAGCTGTATTTGCTGCATTTATTCCTGGCCGGCTTGTGGAAGCATTGGGTAAGGACGATCCTCTTACATTCCTGTACTCAGGTATTATTTTCACTGTCATATTTATAGTGGTATTGTCACTGCTTTACAGAAATACATGGGAACGTCCTCTCGAAGAAATACCTGAAGAAAAAGTGATTGAAAATAGAACTTTTTTACAAAATGTGCATAAGATCTATGCGGATTTATTCTCGACTTTACGAGTAAAAACATTCCGCCACCATCTGGGTATGTATTTGGGTGGATATTTAAGTCAGGATGTATTCAACGCCGTATTTACTTATTTTGTTGTGTTTGCTCTCATGCAAAATGCCGTTGCCGCATCCAACTTATTGACCTTTATGTATGTCATGCAGCTTTTTGGCGTATGGATTGCTCTTACCTTAACGATTAAATTGAATCCTGCCCCGGCGTATAGAACTGCCATTTCTCTCTTTATCGCAGGAGTTATTGGATTTATCGTATTAAAGGTCACTGGAACGCTAAATAACACGGTTTTATTGTTTGCTATGATTGGAATTTGCGGGTTGGGACGCGGTGGTTTGAACTACATCCCCTGGAACAACTACGCATTTATTCCAGATGTAGATGAAGCTTTAACGGGTCAAAGACGTGAAGGTGTGTTCGCCGGTGTAATGAGTTTGATCAGAAAAGGGACACAGGCGTTAGCGGTCTTTTTAGTAGGGGTTGCATTGCAAGAGGCAGGCTTTGTATCCGGGCAAGCAGCACAACCGGCTTCAGCAGTAACAGCTATCATTTCGATCTTGCTGTTTGGTACGCTCGTCTTTTTGGTGGGAGGTTTGATTATCTCCTATCGTTACAAATTATCGAAAGAAAATCATGTCGTTTTGATGGATGAAATTAAACGCTTGAAAAATGGCGGCTCTAAAAAAGAGGTTACACCGGAAGCACGACAAGTTTTTGAACAGTTAACAGGTTGGGAATATGAAAAAACATGGGGCAATAACACTGTGGGATATGAAAATCTTATAAAATATAAAGATAATCATGACACCAAACATGAAGCAATCGTATAA
- a CDS encoding sugar phosphate isomerase/epimerase family protein, with the protein MNANLGIRAHDIENVSLQEAVNIISSKGLTSVQLAVSKSLHDVNTKLGSFSPGIAHYISRIFRKKDVQIAVLGCYINMIHPDLSQRRKELDRFKEHIRFARGFGCSIVGTETGNVNPEIVYTEENFTEKPFWEVVESVRELVAEAEKFGVIVGIEGGMNHPIHTPERMRRLLDSVPSNNLQVIFDPANFISLNNYQNQEAVFQEAFDLFGDRIVIMHAKDLMIEDNAIKFVPAGKGILNYHFLLKLLKDKKPYLNILLEEAKEQDIDKSIAFINGCL; encoded by the coding sequence ATGAATGCAAATTTAGGAATTCGGGCACATGATATTGAAAACGTTTCTTTACAAGAAGCAGTGAATATCATATCAAGTAAAGGATTGACATCCGTTCAGTTAGCCGTAAGTAAATCGCTACATGATGTAAATACAAAATTAGGAAGCTTTAGCCCCGGCATTGCTCACTATATAAGTCGTATTTTTCGGAAAAAAGATGTGCAAATAGCGGTTTTAGGCTGCTACATCAACATGATCCACCCTGACCTAAGTCAAAGAAGAAAAGAATTGGATCGATTCAAGGAGCATATCCGGTTTGCCCGTGGTTTTGGCTGCAGCATTGTTGGAACCGAGACGGGAAATGTAAACCCGGAGATTGTCTATACCGAAGAAAATTTTACTGAAAAGCCTTTTTGGGAGGTAGTGGAAAGCGTCAGAGAGCTTGTAGCGGAAGCAGAAAAGTTCGGTGTAATCGTGGGAATTGAGGGAGGAATGAATCATCCTATTCATACACCGGAGCGGATGAGAAGATTGCTGGATAGTGTTCCGTCTAATAATCTTCAGGTCATCTTTGACCCGGCTAACTTTATTTCCCTGAATAATTATCAAAACCAGGAAGCTGTTTTCCAAGAAGCATTTGATCTTTTTGGAGACAGAATCGTGATTATGCATGCAAAGGATTTAATGATTGAGGATAATGCAATAAAGTTTGTGCCTGCTGGAAAAGGGATATTAAACTATCATTTTCTACTGAAATTATTAAAAGATAAGAAACCTTATCTAAATATTTTATTAGAAGAAGCAAAGGAACAGGATATCGACAAGAGCATTGCTTTTATAAATGGGTGCCTCTGA
- a CDS encoding helix-turn-helix domain-containing protein, translating into MNNVVSEWAESHFPLYTADSIYSLYCTSNFPMYTIHENVTVLIAIASGKGTLQVDDQTYELVEGSVMLLPAHSHAVLITNLLQPLHAYKLSIRTREQGTPLPESAMIRKSEVVSNPNIQFFPCEPVIVTHVEELYIHRFPASEARHVQNQIIFHQIILQLLERMEAKYAADEQPSMERSIAYLENHYSEKITREQLAAIAGVSRSHYSIQFKQLTGFSPNEYLSRLRVHRAKELLISGSGTLREIALKVGYKDEFYLSRRFKQHTGASPSSYNRRPFQRVAVLLTPYASHLLLLGLEPAVTISESSEYVKTNGLEPPQTMMFINTNCSAEQVNSVLLDANIELIIAAKQHLHEYGLNPEHLRVIAPIVEISWMELGWKEHLRRIAHAIQRSEQAERWLAAFEEEERVARSLVQQSTIVNEIITIVVMKPEGLFVYGARNVGYVIYQSLGLKPPELIGQEIKRLGDQFHSVSIEISELADYAGSRLLVIMFPDEKGSTAHTEMIFRSPYWSRLPAVQRNCVHLLDRDEWVPYNPVSIRLQLQRAVDLFTSNQ; encoded by the coding sequence GTGAACAACGTTGTTTCGGAGTGGGCAGAGTCCCACTTTCCTTTATATACTGCTGACAGCATTTATTCGCTGTACTGCACCTCGAATTTTCCGATGTACACTATTCATGAGAATGTAACCGTATTGATTGCAATTGCCAGCGGCAAGGGCACTCTTCAGGTCGATGATCAAACTTACGAACTTGTAGAAGGTAGCGTCATGCTACTCCCGGCGCATAGCCATGCCGTTTTAATTACGAATCTTTTGCAACCCCTTCATGCTTATAAGCTTTCAATCCGTACACGAGAGCAGGGGACTCCTCTTCCCGAAAGTGCAATGATACGTAAAAGCGAAGTGGTCTCCAATCCCAATATTCAGTTCTTTCCCTGTGAACCTGTAATAGTGACCCATGTGGAGGAACTGTATATCCATCGTTTTCCGGCTAGTGAAGCCCGCCATGTGCAGAACCAAATTATATTTCACCAAATCATTCTCCAATTGTTGGAGCGGATGGAAGCCAAGTATGCTGCTGATGAGCAGCCGTCCATGGAACGTAGCATTGCTTATTTGGAAAACCACTATAGCGAAAAAATAACGCGTGAGCAGTTAGCTGCGATTGCAGGCGTAAGCCGATCTCACTATTCTATCCAGTTTAAGCAGCTCACCGGCTTTTCTCCCAACGAATACTTGTCACGGCTGCGTGTTCACCGAGCCAAGGAGCTATTAATTAGCGGATCAGGCACGCTCCGGGAAATTGCCCTTAAGGTAGGGTACAAGGATGAATTTTATCTGAGCCGTCGTTTTAAGCAGCATACGGGAGCATCCCCTTCAAGCTACAACCGCAGACCATTTCAACGTGTGGCCGTATTGCTTACACCTTACGCCAGCCATCTCTTGTTGCTTGGTTTGGAGCCCGCTGTCACTATTTCGGAGAGCAGCGAATATGTGAAAACGAATGGTCTGGAGCCGCCGCAAACGATGATGTTTATCAATACGAACTGTTCTGCTGAACAGGTGAACTCGGTATTGCTTGATGCCAACATCGAGTTGATCATTGCGGCCAAACAGCATTTGCACGAATATGGGCTGAATCCTGAGCATTTGCGAGTTATAGCGCCTATCGTGGAAATTTCATGGATGGAACTGGGATGGAAGGAGCATCTGCGTCGTATCGCTCATGCTATTCAGAGGAGCGAGCAGGCGGAGCGGTGGTTGGCCGCTTTTGAAGAAGAGGAACGGGTAGCCCGTTCACTGGTGCAGCAAAGCACAATTGTTAATGAAATCATAACGATTGTGGTGATGAAGCCGGAGGGGCTGTTCGTTTATGGAGCGCGGAATGTCGGATATGTAATCTATCAATCTCTAGGCCTAAAGCCCCCTGAATTGATCGGGCAGGAGATAAAGAGGCTGGGAGATCAATTTCATTCCGTTTCGATTGAGATATCAGAACTCGCAGATTATGCGGGGTCCCGATTATTAGTGATCATGTTTCCAGATGAAAAAGGTTCCACCGCACATACGGAAATGATATTCAGGTCTCCTTATTGGAGCAGGCTTCCCGCCGTACAGAGGAACTGTGTTCATCTGCTGGACCGGGATGAATGGGTGCCTTACAACCCGGTTTCTATTCGCTTGCAACTTCAACGCGCGGTAGATTTATTTACAAGTAACCAATAG
- a CDS encoding iron-hydroxamate ABC transporter substrate-binding protein → MKKLFIPLVLVLVVVLSACGGNQANNADNGKNSSPASSSEAKSSTFTYQSENGPVEVPTHPQRVVVLTRFLTGNVMALGVPLVGVDEMSKSNPNFAEELKGAEAVTDESLEKIIELNPDLIIGLSDIKNVDKFKQIAPTVTYTYGKVDFLTQQREIGKLLNKEKDAQAWIDDFTARAQKAGKEIKAKIGANATVSVIETFNKQLYVYGDNFGRGTEILYQEFGLPMPKKVKEATQKEGYFALSTEVMKDYLGDYVIFSKNADEDNSFQNTETYKNIPAVKNQRVFEANAKVFYFNDPLSMEYQLKFFIQHFLGQ, encoded by the coding sequence ATGAAAAAGCTTTTTATTCCGCTGGTACTTGTTCTTGTAGTTGTATTAAGTGCATGTGGTGGAAATCAAGCGAACAATGCCGATAATGGCAAAAATTCGTCCCCCGCGTCTTCTTCGGAGGCGAAATCCTCCACATTTACCTACCAATCCGAGAATGGCCCTGTAGAGGTTCCGACCCATCCGCAGCGCGTCGTTGTGCTTACCCGATTTTTAACAGGTAATGTGATGGCGCTTGGTGTACCGCTGGTCGGCGTGGACGAAATGTCCAAGAGCAACCCGAATTTTGCTGAGGAGCTGAAAGGTGCAGAGGCGGTTACAGATGAAAGTCTGGAGAAGATCATTGAGTTGAATCCGGATCTTATTATCGGGCTTTCCGATATTAAAAATGTCGATAAATTTAAGCAAATCGCTCCTACTGTCACTTATACATATGGCAAGGTGGATTTCTTAACCCAGCAACGTGAAATCGGCAAATTGTTGAATAAAGAAAAAGACGCACAAGCCTGGATCGATGATTTTACAGCCCGGGCCCAAAAAGCCGGAAAAGAGATCAAGGCGAAGATCGGAGCCAATGCAACGGTTTCGGTCATCGAGACGTTCAATAAGCAGCTTTATGTATATGGTGATAACTTTGGCCGCGGCACCGAAATTCTCTATCAGGAGTTCGGACTTCCTATGCCGAAAAAAGTGAAGGAAGCGACACAGAAAGAAGGTTATTTTGCTCTATCGACAGAGGTGATGAAAGATTACCTGGGTGATTACGTCATTTTCAGTAAAAACGCGGATGAGGACAATTCGTTCCAGAACACCGAAACGTACAAAAATATTCCCGCAGTTAAGAATCAACGCGTCTTTGAGGCTAACGCAAAAGTGTTCTACTTTAACGATCCGCTCAGCATGGAGTACCAGCTGAAATTTTTCATTCAACACTTTCTTGGTCAGTAG
- a CDS encoding FecCD family ABC transporter permease: protein MKNKQRAFPFSYKLLGSALALVLCFVISMIFGAAETTLHDLWLALASSAKDDKILILREIRLPRELAAILVGAAFAVSGAIMQGVTRNPLADPGLLGLTSGANMALALAFVFIPGINYFGIMVACFLGSALGAGLVILLGSMRQGNLSPIRIVLAGAAVSAFLHAVSDGVSIAFKISKDVSMWTAGGLIGTTWGQLQAIAPVILLGIAVALMLSNQLSILSLSDEVATGLGQNLVWIKGILFVLVIVITGASVALVGNMAFVGLMIPHIVRKMVGIDYRHILPFSAFAGATFMLLADTLGRTINAPYETPVAAIVAMLGLPFFLLVVRRGGKALL from the coding sequence ATGAAGAATAAACAACGTGCTTTTCCTTTTTCGTATAAGCTCCTTGGCAGTGCGTTGGCGCTCGTCTTGTGTTTCGTCATTTCAATGATATTCGGTGCAGCAGAAACGACACTGCACGATTTATGGCTTGCACTGGCCTCCAGTGCCAAGGATGATAAAATTCTCATCCTGCGCGAGATTCGACTGCCCCGCGAGCTGGCGGCTATTTTGGTTGGCGCCGCGTTTGCCGTGTCTGGGGCCATCATGCAGGGGGTCACTCGCAATCCACTGGCCGACCCGGGTTTGCTGGGTCTGACTTCAGGTGCTAATATGGCGCTCGCGCTGGCTTTTGTATTCATCCCGGGGATAAACTACTTTGGTATCATGGTTGCTTGCTTTCTTGGCTCTGCACTGGGAGCGGGTTTGGTCATCTTACTGGGCTCGATGCGCCAAGGCAATTTGTCCCCGATCCGAATCGTGCTGGCGGGAGCGGCTGTTTCTGCGTTTCTGCATGCCGTCTCGGATGGTGTCAGCATCGCTTTCAAAATTTCCAAGGACGTATCCATGTGGACTGCTGGAGGCCTGATTGGAACAACGTGGGGACAATTACAAGCCATTGCGCCGGTGATCCTTCTGGGAATTGCGGTAGCTCTGATGCTTTCCAACCAACTGAGTATTCTCAGCTTGAGCGATGAGGTAGCAACTGGATTGGGGCAAAATCTGGTGTGGATCAAAGGCATTCTGTTCGTCCTTGTCATTGTGATTACGGGTGCATCGGTCGCGCTCGTCGGAAACATGGCATTCGTAGGGCTGATGATCCCTCATATCGTCCGCAAAATGGTTGGTATTGACTATCGGCATATCCTGCCTTTTTCGGCTTTTGCGGGAGCTACATTTATGCTGCTTGCAGATACACTGGGCCGCACGATTAATGCACCTTACGAGACGCCGGTGGCAGCCATTGTGGCCATGCTGGGCCTGCCCTTCTTTCTGCTCGTCGTGCGTAGAGGAGGTAAAGCTCTATTATGA